A window of Nicotiana tabacum cultivar K326 chromosome 24, ASM71507v2, whole genome shotgun sequence contains these coding sequences:
- the LOC142178163 gene encoding uncharacterized protein LOC142178163, with amino-acid sequence MELVHGGYWIFYAIDSIEADYKALVVCLVLSKIKATISSSTGYHHLVWKRRNAGKHGGLVSTNRVIHEINRTLHQLTRVRYAWIPNIPLIWQDMIQYFEGYKPILITTRVTWQLLFHGWYKCNTDGASKGNPGPSSLGFCVRDDEGDMVYAREVDLGVTTNVVAEDKAILQGLEYCMEHDLHPLILETDSLVLKKAIEGEWDPPWVHPTFIHSLNCLVQGEG; translated from the exons ATGGAACTTGTTCATGGGGGCTATTGGATTTTCTATGCAATTGATTCAATTGAAGCAGATTATAAGGCATTGGTGGTATGCTTAGTGTTGTCCAAAATTAAAGCCACTATTTCAAGTAGTACCGGCTATCATCACTTGGtttggaagagaagaaatgcAGGTAAACATGGTGGTTTAGTGTCcacaaatagggtgattcatgagaTAAATAGGACATTGCATCAACTGACAAGGGTGAGGTAtgcttggatccctaatattccaTTGATATGGCAAGACATGATTCAATACTTTGAAGGATATAAACCTATATTGATCACTACAAGAGTAACATGGCAGCTTCTTTTTCATGGTTGGTACAAATGTAATACTGATGGAGCTTCAAAGGGCAATCCTGGACCTAGCTCCCTAGGCTTTTGTGTGAGGGATGATGAAGGTGATATGGTGTATGCTAGGGAAGTAGACCTGGGAGTGACAACTAATGTGGTGGCTGAAGATAAGGCTATTCTTCAAGGGTTGGAATATTGTATGGAGCATGATCTTCACCCTCTCATACTAGAGACTGATTCATTGGTGTTGAAGAAGGCGATAGAAGGGGAATGGGATCCTCCTTGG GTACATCCGACTTTCATTCATTCTCTGAACTGCCTAGTGCAGGGAGAAGGTTGA